A genomic region of Exiguobacterium sp. Helios contains the following coding sequences:
- a CDS encoding S41 family peptidase — protein MISQNYLEDVTDQELLEGALTGMTEVLEDPYSVYMDESETASFNTNLSSSFEGIGATLEQKGESIVIVSPIKGSPAEKAGIKPGDIILEIDGKSTKGQKTDQAVKKIRGEKGTKVVLTIQRGGQDPMKISIVRDTIPIETVYSKTEKVNGKTIGVLQVTQFSDPTAKEFEEQLAALEEKNIDGLVIDVRGNPGGLLTAVSQMIAPFIPKETPIFQVEDNKGERTQEFGKADEKKPYKLVVLEDSGSASASEILAAGLKEGAGAEVVGTKSFGKGIVQSAYDLKDGSDLKLTTNKWLTPDGNWIHKKGVKPTVEVKQPDYFNVTKILTDDKTLATGDYGKAVENAHLVLEAIGFDPKGQDGYYGDTMKQAVERLQKEAKLEVTGKIDQVTASEMETRLLKKLEDEKNDVQRIKALDVAAQ, from the coding sequence ATGATTTCCCAAAATTATCTCGAGGACGTGACGGATCAGGAGTTGCTCGAAGGGGCACTGACGGGAATGACGGAAGTCCTCGAAGATCCCTATTCCGTCTATATGGACGAATCGGAAACGGCATCGTTCAACACGAATTTGTCGTCTTCATTCGAAGGCATCGGTGCGACGCTCGAACAAAAAGGCGAATCGATTGTCATCGTCTCACCGATCAAGGGATCGCCCGCTGAAAAAGCCGGTATCAAACCGGGGGATATTATTTTAGAAATCGACGGTAAATCAACAAAAGGACAGAAAACGGATCAAGCGGTCAAGAAAATCCGCGGCGAAAAAGGGACGAAAGTCGTCTTGACGATTCAACGCGGCGGACAGGATCCGATGAAGATTTCGATCGTCCGCGATACGATTCCGATTGAAACCGTCTATTCGAAGACGGAAAAAGTTAATGGCAAGACGATTGGTGTCCTGCAGGTGACACAATTCTCGGATCCGACGGCAAAAGAGTTCGAGGAACAACTCGCAGCGCTCGAGGAGAAAAACATTGATGGACTTGTCATCGATGTCAGGGGAAATCCGGGCGGCCTGCTGACGGCCGTCTCGCAAATGATTGCGCCGTTCATTCCGAAAGAGACACCGATTTTCCAGGTAGAGGACAACAAAGGGGAGCGGACGCAGGAATTCGGGAAAGCGGACGAGAAGAAACCTTATAAGCTTGTTGTCCTCGAAGACAGCGGATCGGCCTCAGCTTCGGAAATTCTGGCTGCCGGTCTCAAAGAAGGCGCCGGTGCGGAAGTGGTCGGAACGAAGTCATTCGGGAAAGGAATCGTCCAAAGTGCCTATGATTTAAAAGACGGCAGTGATTTGAAGCTGACGACGAACAAATGGCTGACTCCGGACGGAAACTGGATTCATAAAAAAGGGGTCAAGCCGACGGTCGAAGTCAAGCAGCCAGATTACTTTAATGTGACGAAGATTCTAACCGATGACAAGACACTTGCGACTGGGGATTACGGCAAAGCCGTCGAAAACGCGCACCTGGTCCTCGAAGCAATCGGCTTCGATCCAAAAGGGCAGGACGGTTACTATGGCGATACGATGAAGCAGGCCGTCGAGCGTCTTCAAAAAGAAGCGAAACTCGAAGTGACCGGTAAAATCGATCAAGTGACGGCGTCCGAAATGGAAACCCGTCTCCTGAAGAAACTGGAAGATGAAAAAAATGATGTTCAGCGCATCAAAGCGCTGGACGTCGCGGCACAATAA
- a CDS encoding M23 family metallopeptidase → MKVRFCSTVLSLALIGSSVSVQATSKEDLLKEQQEVESRLQETEQSQNQTSEKLVLTKQERKEAKVRLDEVNSRLEDLASKIADQQAAVSVAKEELAIVTRAVGQTESKLRTQEKLIGDRLRSVQRDGDVKYIEVLLDAKDFGDLISRFSTVSEIIKQDDGVLQTYQANVKQLTEQRSEQELVLGQLKKEQRKLLILQTRIIAESEVKRTLVVRLNSQVEQLQQEQFTKAEEAAILEDQQRLISRQLEELRAAELRAQQEAKERAEATQRAAAAREAEAAAEAERQAEQEAKAEKEQQEQNQPTSRPPTASEPVTETPSAQPETSEPGTIVKPFLLPVTGYVSSPFGPRNNPLTGKSERHTGLDLVNAKGTPIKAAAGGIVLRAGSATGYGNVVMITHLIDGKVWTTVYGHLDSVSVKAGQTVMPGDIVGKLGSTGWSTGPHLHFEIHRGEWAVGQPNAVDPAPYIL, encoded by the coding sequence ATGAAGGTCCGATTCTGTTCTACCGTCCTAAGCTTGGCATTAATTGGTTCAAGTGTATCCGTTCAGGCAACGTCCAAGGAAGATTTGTTGAAGGAACAACAGGAGGTCGAGTCCCGTCTGCAAGAGACGGAACAATCGCAGAATCAGACATCGGAGAAGTTAGTCTTGACGAAACAGGAGCGCAAGGAAGCGAAAGTGCGTCTTGATGAAGTCAACAGCCGTCTGGAAGATTTAGCGAGTAAGATTGCGGATCAACAGGCGGCTGTTTCTGTTGCCAAAGAGGAACTGGCGATCGTCACCCGTGCCGTCGGTCAAACGGAATCCAAACTCCGGACACAGGAAAAATTGATCGGGGACCGGTTGCGGTCCGTCCAACGGGATGGGGATGTCAAATACATCGAAGTATTGCTCGATGCCAAGGATTTCGGGGATTTGATTTCACGTTTCAGTACTGTCAGCGAAATCATCAAGCAGGACGACGGTGTCCTGCAGACATACCAGGCGAACGTCAAACAGTTAACCGAACAACGGTCCGAGCAGGAACTCGTACTCGGACAATTAAAAAAAGAGCAGCGGAAGCTGTTGATTTTGCAGACCCGGATCATCGCGGAATCAGAAGTCAAACGGACGTTGGTTGTCCGGTTGAACAGTCAGGTCGAACAGTTACAACAGGAACAGTTCACGAAAGCGGAAGAAGCTGCAATCCTTGAAGACCAGCAACGTCTGATCAGCCGTCAGTTGGAAGAATTGCGGGCGGCCGAACTACGGGCGCAACAAGAAGCAAAAGAACGTGCCGAAGCGACGCAAAGAGCGGCCGCTGCCCGGGAAGCAGAGGCAGCAGCAGAAGCTGAGCGGCAGGCAGAACAGGAAGCAAAAGCAGAAAAAGAACAGCAAGAACAAAATCAACCAACGTCCCGTCCGCCGACGGCTTCGGAACCGGTGACGGAAACACCTTCTGCCCAACCGGAGACATCGGAACCGGGCACGATCGTAAAGCCTTTCCTATTGCCTGTCACCGGCTACGTCTCGTCCCCGTTCGGTCCCCGCAACAATCCGTTGACCGGAAAATCGGAACGGCATACCGGACTGGATCTCGTTAATGCTAAAGGAACCCCGATTAAAGCAGCGGCAGGGGGGATTGTCCTCCGCGCCGGAAGTGCGACCGGCTATGGAAATGTCGTCATGATTACACACCTGATTGACGGAAAGGTCTGGACGACTGTTTACGGCCATCTCGATTCGGTTTCGGTCAAGGCGGGACAAACAGTCATGCCGGGGGATATCGTCGGCAAACTCGGTTCAACCGGCTGGTCGACAGGACCGCATCTCCACTTTGAGATCCATCGCGGCGAGTGGGCTGTCGGGCAACCAAATGCGGTTGATCCGGCACCGTACATCTTATAA
- the ftsX gene encoding permease-like cell division protein FtsX: MKFNGFRHLREGAKGLVRNGWMTFASVSAVTVTLLLVGIFAMVMFNVNKISDNVEKDVEIQVFVERESDQAKIDAVGKKLEQMPGVESVRYSSKEEELDRFKEQLGEGSQAYQSVEKDNPLHDRYIVKATSPNETETIANTVKKMENIDSVEYGEDYVEKMFNFLEGVRIGGIILIVGLTFMAMFLISNTIKVTIFSRRREIEIMRLVGAKNGFIRAPFFIEGLLMGVLGALIPIAVVYFGYEVTYNALQPQLVSLNASIFTLIPPGELSIQVSVILLALGAFIGVWGSTTSLGRFLKI, translated from the coding sequence ATGAAGTTTAATGGATTCCGTCATTTACGGGAAGGGGCAAAAGGTCTCGTCCGAAACGGCTGGATGACATTCGCTTCCGTCAGTGCCGTTACCGTGACCTTATTACTCGTCGGGATTTTTGCGATGGTCATGTTCAACGTCAACAAGATTTCCGATAACGTCGAAAAAGACGTCGAAATTCAAGTGTTCGTCGAACGAGAGTCCGATCAGGCAAAAATCGATGCAGTTGGAAAAAAACTAGAACAGATGCCGGGTGTTGAATCTGTTCGTTACAGCTCAAAAGAAGAAGAACTGGACCGCTTCAAGGAACAGCTTGGCGAAGGATCACAAGCCTACCAGTCGGTTGAGAAGGATAATCCGCTCCACGACCGGTATATCGTCAAGGCGACTTCACCAAATGAGACAGAAACTATTGCAAATACCGTCAAAAAAATGGAAAATATAGATAGTGTCGAATATGGCGAAGATTATGTTGAGAAGATGTTCAACTTCCTTGAAGGGGTTCGGATCGGCGGAATCATCCTGATTGTCGGTTTGACATTCATGGCGATGTTCCTCATTTCGAATACGATCAAGGTCACGATTTTCTCACGTCGCCGTGAGATTGAAATCATGCGACTCGTTGGTGCAAAAAACGGCTTCATTCGTGCACCGTTCTTCATTGAAGGACTGTTGATGGGTGTCCTCGGGGCCTTAATCCCGATTGCCGTCGTCTACTTCGGATACGAAGTGACGTACAATGCGTTGCAACCACAGCTCGTATCATTGAATGCCTCGATCTTCACCTTGATTCCACCGGGTGAACTGTCGATTCAGGTTTCCGTCATCCTGCTGGCGCTCGGTGCCTTCATCGGTGTATGGGGATCAACGACGTCACTTGGCCGTTTCTTGAAGATTTAA
- the ftsE gene encoding cell division ATP-binding protein FtsE, with protein MIKMQQVSKIYPNGVTALREVNLTINQGEFVYIVGPSGAGKSTFMKMMYREERPTSGSFLFKGIEVGKLKNRQIPELRRQIGVIFQDFKLLPSLTVYENVAFALEVVGEDRSQIRKKVLEVLDLVKLKHKERNYPDELSGGEQQRISIARAIVNRPSLVIADEPTGNLDPDTAWEIMEVFEEIYRRGTTVVMATHNRDIVNKMRHRVLAIDGGKIVRDEEKGMYGYEV; from the coding sequence GTGATCAAGATGCAACAAGTCAGCAAAATTTATCCGAACGGTGTCACGGCACTTCGTGAAGTCAATTTGACGATCAACCAAGGTGAATTCGTCTACATCGTTGGTCCATCCGGAGCCGGGAAATCGACATTCATGAAAATGATGTATCGCGAAGAACGTCCGACAAGCGGTTCGTTTTTATTTAAAGGAATTGAAGTAGGTAAGTTGAAAAACCGCCAAATCCCCGAACTTCGTCGCCAAATCGGCGTCATCTTCCAAGACTTTAAACTACTCCCGTCCTTGACGGTTTATGAAAACGTCGCGTTCGCCCTTGAAGTCGTCGGGGAAGACCGCTCGCAAATCCGTAAGAAAGTGCTTGAAGTACTCGATCTTGTGAAGCTGAAGCACAAGGAACGAAACTATCCAGATGAATTATCCGGTGGAGAACAACAACGGATCTCGATCGCGAGAGCCATTGTCAATCGTCCCTCACTTGTCATCGCCGATGAGCCGACAGGAAACCTCGACCCGGATACAGCATGGGAGATCATGGAAGTATTTGAAGAGATTTATCGCCGTGGGACAACGGTCGTAATGGCGACCCACAACCGAGATATCGTCAATAAGATGCGTCATCGCGTCCTCGCAATTGACGGTGGAAAAATCGTCCGAGACGAAGAGAAAGGAATGTACGGCTATGAAGTTTAA
- the cccB gene encoding cytochrome c551, with protein MKLKNLLLAAGLGATLVLGACGSDDSSSSDTSKDESTMSDDSSKTETAVDAEKIFANNCASCHGNNLEGNVGPNLTKVGAKYSSEEIQEIIKNGKGQMPAGILKDDKEIVAVADWLADKK; from the coding sequence ATGAAACTGAAAAACCTTTTACTCGCAGCCGGACTCGGCGCGACGCTTGTACTCGGTGCATGTGGCAGTGACGATTCAAGTTCGTCGGATACATCAAAAGACGAATCGACGATGAGCGATGATTCGTCAAAAACAGAAACAGCGGTTGACGCTGAAAAAATCTTCGCCAACAACTGTGCCTCGTGTCACGGGAATAATCTCGAGGGAAATGTCGGACCGAACTTGACGAAAGTCGGAGCGAAATATTCTTCGGAAGAAATTCAGGAAATCATCAAAAACGGTAAAGGGCAAATGCCGGCCGGTATCCTGAAAGACGATAAAGAAATCGTCGCCGTTGCGGATTGGTTAGCTGACAAAAAATAA
- a CDS encoding YitT family protein has product MTSTRQEVVRDYIYLLLGSVFVASAFSLFLAPNQLASGGVSGLSIVLNDLFGISPGLFQLIANIVLLAIGWMILGMGFGVKSLVGSIFLPVVILVYERFDVPAATMNPMLAAIFGGAGVGIGLGLIFKARASTGGMDLIAQILHRFTKIPLHFCIAMLDGTIVISAAIIFSLEIGLYALVALFITIKMIDVVQLGITNDKLAYIISDQREALVKEIFQTLDRGATEIEAAGAFTRTRKPMLMVVVRQGEITTLKEIVKHIDPTAFLVVSEAHEVLGLGFSDDKRYRNVP; this is encoded by the coding sequence ATGACATCAACACGTCAGGAAGTCGTTCGCGACTATATTTATTTATTACTCGGTTCTGTGTTCGTCGCCAGTGCCTTCAGTTTATTTTTGGCACCGAACCAGTTGGCCTCCGGAGGCGTCAGCGGTCTGTCGATCGTTTTAAACGATCTGTTCGGGATTTCACCGGGCTTGTTTCAATTGATTGCCAACATTGTCCTGCTCGCAATCGGCTGGATGATTCTCGGGATGGGATTTGGCGTCAAATCACTGGTCGGCTCGATCTTTTTACCGGTCGTCATCCTGGTTTATGAACGGTTTGACGTACCGGCAGCGACGATGAATCCGATGCTTGCTGCCATCTTCGGCGGAGCCGGTGTCGGAATCGGTCTCGGTCTGATTTTTAAAGCCCGCGCCTCGACCGGCGGGATGGACTTGATTGCCCAGATTCTGCACCGCTTCACGAAAATTCCGCTCCATTTCTGCATCGCCATGCTCGACGGAACGATCGTCATCAGTGCTGCGATCATCTTCTCGCTTGAAATCGGCTTGTATGCCCTCGTCGCCTTGTTCATTACGATCAAGATGATTGATGTTGTGCAACTCGGTATCACGAATGACAAACTGGCGTATATCATCTCGGATCAACGGGAAGCGCTTGTCAAAGAGATTTTCCAAACGCTTGACCGGGGAGCGACGGAAATCGAAGCCGCCGGTGCCTTCACACGGACACGCAAACCGATGTTGATGGTCGTCGTCCGGCAGGGGGAAATCACGACGTTAAAGGAAATCGTCAAGCACATCGATCCGACAGCCTTTTTGGTCGTCAGTGAAGCCCATGAAGTGCTGGGACTTGGTTTTTCAGATGATAAACGGTACCGGAATGTGCCGTAA
- a CDS encoding GNAT family N-acetyltransferase, whose product MQIRTEIFKDAAGIRLVHQAAFGQRTEADLVEALREDEASLPHYSRVAVTDKGEIVGHVLLSRIYIEDIPSLALAPVGVKPHWQRKGIGSELIRQVIEDAREAGESHIVVLGHDSYYPQFGFERAVDYGIEAPFPVPTDVFLVMPLERQALKGIRGVVRYSKPFSAV is encoded by the coding sequence ATGCAGATTCGTACAGAAATATTCAAAGACGCGGCCGGAATCCGGCTTGTCCATCAAGCCGCGTTTGGTCAGCGGACGGAAGCCGATCTTGTCGAAGCGTTACGGGAAGACGAGGCGTCACTCCCGCACTACAGCCGCGTCGCCGTCACGGACAAGGGAGAGATTGTCGGACATGTCTTACTGAGCCGGATTTACATCGAAGACATCCCGTCGCTCGCACTTGCGCCGGTCGGTGTCAAACCACACTGGCAACGGAAAGGTATCGGGTCGGAACTGATCCGTCAAGTGATTGAAGATGCCCGGGAAGCCGGTGAATCGCATATCGTCGTCCTCGGTCATGACAGTTATTATCCACAGTTCGGGTTCGAGCGGGCCGTCGATTACGGTATCGAAGCGCCATTCCCGGTACCGACGGACGTCTTTCTCGTCATGCCGCTCGAGCGGCAGGCGTTAAAAGGGATTCGTGGTGTCGTCCGGTACTCGAAACCCTTTAGTGCGGTATAA
- the prfB gene encoding peptide chain release factor 2, producing MELAEIRNTAEWMEKKLDEYKASLDLENKISRIEELENEMTYPDFWNNQESAQKVIDESNGLKAMVDKYQHLADGHENIVLTYELIKEEPDVELQEELESELGDIKRKFDEFELQILLNGEYDANNAILELHPGAGGTESQDWASMLLRMYQRFCDKQGWKVETMDYQPGDEAGVKSVTLRIQGHNAYGYLKAEKGIHRLVRISPFDSSGRRHTSFVSCDVMPEFNDDIDIDIRTEDLRVDTYRASGAGGQHINTTDSAVRITHIPTGVVVSCQQERSQIKNREAAMKMLKAKLYQREIEEKQKKLDEIRGEKSDIAWGSQIRSYVFHPYSMVKDHRTNYEVGNTQGAMDGDIMGFIDAYLRLMNM from the coding sequence ATGGAATTAGCAGAAATACGCAATACCGCCGAGTGGATGGAAAAGAAACTCGATGAATACAAGGCATCACTCGATCTCGAGAACAAAATCTCACGCATCGAGGAGCTTGAAAATGAGATGACATACCCGGACTTTTGGAACAATCAGGAGTCGGCGCAAAAAGTCATCGACGAATCAAACGGTCTGAAGGCAATGGTCGATAAATACCAGCACCTCGCAGACGGTCACGAAAACATCGTCCTGACGTACGAATTGATTAAAGAAGAGCCGGACGTCGAATTGCAGGAAGAACTGGAGTCGGAACTCGGCGATATCAAACGGAAGTTTGACGAGTTCGAATTGCAAATCCTGTTGAACGGCGAATACGATGCCAACAACGCGATTCTCGAATTACACCCGGGAGCCGGCGGAACCGAGTCGCAGGACTGGGCATCGATGTTACTCCGGATGTACCAGCGTTTTTGCGACAAGCAGGGCTGGAAAGTCGAAACGATGGACTATCAGCCGGGTGACGAAGCCGGTGTCAAATCGGTCACGCTCCGTATTCAAGGGCACAATGCCTATGGGTATTTGAAAGCGGAAAAAGGGATTCACCGTCTTGTCCGGATTTCACCGTTTGATTCGTCAGGCCGTCGCCATACGTCGTTCGTGTCGTGTGACGTCATGCCGGAATTCAACGATGACATCGATATCGATATCCGCACGGAAGATTTACGTGTCGATACGTACCGGGCATCCGGTGCCGGTGGACAGCACATCAATACGACGGACTCTGCCGTTCGGATCACACATATCCCGACAGGCGTCGTCGTGTCATGTCAGCAGGAACGGTCGCAAATCAAGAACCGTGAAGCGGCAATGAAGATGTTGAAAGCAAAACTCTACCAACGTGAAATCGAAGAGAAGCAAAAGAAACTCGACGAAATCCGCGGTGAAAAATCAGACATCGCGTGGGGCAGCCAGATTCGTTCGTACGTCTTCCACCCATACAGCATGGTCAAGGATCACCGGACGAACTACGAAGTCGGGAATACGCAAGGGGCAATGGATGGAGACATCATGGGCTTCATCGATGCGTACCTGCGCTTAATGAATATGTAA
- the secA gene encoding preprotein translocase subunit SecA, with translation MANFLKELFAPTKRVLKKAEKAADAVESFEAQVAALSDQELEGKAVEFRTRLENGEDLDDILPEAFAVCREVSTRVLGMRHYRVQLIGGYVLHNGDIAEMKTGEGKTLVATLPVYLNALAGNGVHVITVNEYLAKRDRDIMEPLYAALGLSVGLNLSSMSRQEKQAAYNCDITYGTNNEFGFDYLRDNMVLYKEDRVQRPLSFAVVDEVDSILVDEARTPLIISGSAEKSTALYSQADTFAKMMKADEDYTVDIKTKSVLLTEQGIDRAEKYFGIDNLFALDHIALNHHLSLALRANSVMHRDVDYMVREDEVMIIDQFTGRVMEGRRYSEGLHQAIEAKEGVEIQRESMTLATITYQNFFRMYTKLAGMTGTAKTEEEEFRNIYNMHVVPVPTNKPIVRDDQPDLIFKTMNGKFAAVADEIERAHREGQPVLVGTVAVETSELLSSILKKRGIRHEVLNAKNHAREAEIVENAGQPNSVTIATNMAGRGTDIKLGQGVIEKGGLYILGTERHESRRIDNQLRGRAGRQGDPGASQFYLSLEDELMRRFGSDSLQSMMDRLGMDDSQPIESRMVSRAVESAQKRVEGNNFDARKQVLGYDNVMADQRKVMYADRAAILDAQSVSNIVRPMIEQTIEAGVHQYTPIEFVPEEWSIGALAEWANQTLALEEKVSEQDLFGKEREEIIELLKERTFAHYEHKRSEVPAEAFDEFEKVIVLRAVDQHWMNHIDQMDQLREGIHLRAYGQNDPLREYQSEGSMMFDTMNAAIAEEVTQFVLRADLDPNLKREKVVKDEVAVSGKEDKVVKKAPVRKNPNEQIGRNDPCWCGSGKKYKNCHGRQA, from the coding sequence CGTGTTCTGAAAAAAGCAGAAAAAGCGGCGGATGCCGTGGAATCATTTGAGGCACAAGTCGCTGCCTTATCGGATCAAGAATTAGAAGGAAAAGCGGTCGAATTCCGGACTCGTCTTGAGAACGGGGAAGACCTCGATGATATTTTACCGGAAGCTTTTGCGGTCTGTCGCGAAGTTTCAACGCGTGTCCTCGGGATGCGTCATTACCGTGTCCAGCTGATCGGCGGATACGTCCTGCACAACGGCGATATCGCTGAAATGAAGACCGGGGAAGGGAAAACGCTTGTTGCGACACTTCCTGTCTATTTGAATGCCCTCGCCGGAAACGGCGTCCACGTCATCACCGTCAATGAATATTTGGCGAAACGTGACCGGGACATCATGGAACCACTTTACGCAGCACTCGGTTTATCAGTCGGTCTGAACTTGTCGAGCATGTCGCGCCAGGAAAAACAAGCGGCTTACAACTGTGACATCACATACGGAACGAACAATGAGTTCGGATTCGATTACCTGCGTGACAACATGGTCCTCTATAAAGAAGACCGCGTGCAGCGTCCGCTGTCCTTCGCTGTCGTCGATGAAGTCGACTCGATTCTTGTCGATGAAGCGCGGACACCGCTGATCATTTCCGGTTCTGCCGAAAAATCGACAGCGCTCTATTCGCAGGCGGATACGTTCGCGAAGATGATGAAAGCAGACGAAGACTATACCGTCGACATCAAAACGAAAAGTGTTTTACTGACGGAACAGGGAATCGACCGTGCTGAAAAATATTTCGGCATCGATAACCTGTTTGCGCTCGACCACATCGCGTTGAACCATCACTTGAGTCTTGCGCTACGTGCGAACTCCGTCATGCACCGGGACGTTGATTACATGGTTCGTGAAGACGAAGTCATGATCATTGACCAGTTCACGGGACGTGTCATGGAAGGCCGCCGTTATTCGGAAGGTCTGCACCAGGCGATTGAAGCGAAGGAAGGCGTCGAGATTCAACGTGAATCGATGACACTTGCGACGATCACGTACCAAAACTTCTTCCGGATGTACACGAAGCTTGCCGGAATGACCGGGACAGCAAAAACCGAGGAAGAAGAGTTCCGTAACATCTATAACATGCATGTCGTTCCGGTTCCGACGAACAAACCAATCGTCCGGGACGATCAGCCGGACTTGATCTTCAAGACGATGAACGGGAAATTTGCGGCAGTCGCGGACGAAATCGAACGTGCCCACCGCGAAGGACAACCGGTCCTTGTCGGTACGGTAGCGGTCGAGACGTCTGAACTCCTCAGCAGCATCCTCAAGAAACGCGGCATCCGCCACGAAGTCTTGAATGCGAAAAACCATGCACGGGAAGCGGAAATCGTTGAAAATGCGGGACAACCGAACTCGGTAACGATCGCAACGAACATGGCCGGTCGTGGTACCGACATCAAGCTTGGACAAGGGGTCATCGAAAAAGGCGGTCTTTATATCCTCGGGACAGAACGTCACGAATCACGCCGGATTGATAACCAGCTTCGTGGTCGTGCCGGACGTCAAGGAGATCCGGGGGCATCACAGTTCTATCTGTCACTCGAAGATGAATTGATGCGCCGTTTCGGATCAGATTCCCTGCAATCGATGATGGACCGTCTCGGAATGGACGATTCCCAACCCATCGAAAGCCGGATGGTCTCACGGGCCGTTGAATCGGCACAAAAACGGGTCGAAGGAAATAACTTTGATGCCCGGAAACAAGTTCTCGGATATGATAACGTCATGGCGGACCAACGGAAAGTCATGTACGCGGACCGGGCAGCCATTCTTGATGCCCAGTCGGTTTCAAACATCGTCCGTCCGATGATCGAACAGACGATTGAAGCGGGTGTCCATCAGTACACGCCAATCGAGTTCGTGCCGGAAGAGTGGAGCATCGGTGCGTTAGCAGAGTGGGCGAACCAGACACTTGCGCTCGAAGAAAAAGTGTCGGAACAGGATCTGTTCGGCAAGGAACGCGAAGAAATCATCGAACTGTTAAAAGAACGGACTTTCGCCCATTACGAGCACAAACGCTCGGAAGTACCGGCAGAAGCGTTTGACGAGTTTGAGAAAGTCATCGTTCTCCGCGCTGTCGATCAGCACTGGATGAACCATATCGATCAGATGGATCAATTGCGTGAAGGGATTCATTTACGTGCCTACGGTCAAAACGATCCACTTCGTGAGTATCAATCGGAAGGTTCGATGATGTTTGATACGATGAACGCAGCGATTGCGGAAGAAGTGACACAGTTCGTTCTCCGGGCGGATCTTGATCCGAACTTGAAACGCGAAAAAGTCGTCAAAGACGAAGTCGCCGTTTCCGGTAAAGAGGACAAGGTCGTCAAAAAAGCACCGGTCCGTAAAAATCCAAATGAACAAATCGGACGTAACGACCCATGTTGGTGCGGATCCGGTAAAAAATATAAGAACTGTCACGGCCGTCAGGCATAA